The Misgurnus anguillicaudatus chromosome 23, ASM2758022v2, whole genome shotgun sequence sequence ttgacgtttataacaaaccaaaccgttatAAACGTGAAAATCtgtagaaaattaagcaagtaatggtcatttaaaagtacctggcTGCCCCATTAAAACTctatgctacgagtgagcgagctgcctgtggtaaagatggccgccaggtgatgacgttccACTTAATTGtccagcagcgcgggcgagacatctatcctttatacatatctatggtgaGGGGTgcctttcttttattgttttctatgGTTACTGTGCGTTTTTGGAAGTATGTGTTTGCTTAAGTTTTAACTTTACTAAATAAAGTTCTAAAGATATCTCCCTTAAACATTGTTTCGTTTGATAGGGCATAGATTAACCCACTGCATTTGGATTACTTTTTAGACCTTACCCATGAAAGTACCTTATAAGATTTCAATAAATTACTCGTAAACATCTCGGGGCATCATATGCATAAAGGTGAGTCAATTATGATAGtaaatgacatttttacattgcacTCATTCAGCAAATCCACTTTTAGTCCTTTTTTTAGTGACATTCATGTGCAGAAGTAAATTAACTTTAGACCCAAGAAGGCCTAAGTAGtacatctacagtatgttaAGGTATCAGAGCCAATGCTTTCATGACTATGTTGAACTCTATCATGATTCTGTCAAATTGAATGACACTTAGCCTTAGCTCTTACATAGCTTTTCTGCAGTTCCACACAGCAGGTACCAGCCTCTCGTGACCATCCTTTGATTTTATGTTGTACTTTTTAAGGTCCAACTCATCCAGGCCCTTCTCTGACAACTGGATCATATTTGCCAAGGTTGAACATTGTGTAAGAGAGAGGTTTTTATTGGTTTTAGATTGTAAGAAAGCCTGAATTTCTTCTGCGACAGAATTGTCCTTCATTTCAAGCAAGCATTGTGATAAATTCATCCATCTCTCAGGGATGACGTTGTTTTTTTGAACTTGTTTGAGATTTTGGATCACTTTCTCAATGCTCTTCGAGCTATCTTCTCTGTGTGTCAGCAGACCCTGTAAAAGTCTCTGATTGGACTCCAGTGAGATGCCCAGAAGAAATCGGAGGAAAAGATCCAGGTGTCCGTTTTTACTGTTTGAGGCTTTATTTACTGCTCCGTTCAGAAACACATCCAGGGGAATGTCCTTACATCCGGTTTTGTACTTTCCTCTCAGAAACATTTTCATAACATCAGCGTCCTTCTTTAAATAagagaaaaacacaaaacatgcaGCAAAAAACTCCTGAAAGCTCAGATGTACGAAACAATAAACTCTCCTCTGAAAAATAACAGGTTCCTCTTTGAAGATCTCAGTGCAGATCCCAGAATACACAGAGGCCTCGGTGAGATCTATGCTGCACTCTTTTAGGTCCTCCTCATAAAACATTATGTTACCCTTCATTAGCTGTCTGAAAGCCAATTCAGCAAGTTTTACAAGCACTTCTTTGTTTAATTCCAGGAGTTCCTTTGGATCTTTCTCATCTTTCTCTTCATACTTCTGGTTCTTTATGTTCATCTGAATGAGAAGGAAGTGTATGTACATTTCAGTCAGAGTTTTGGGGATTTCTGCACCGTGATCACGTTCCAGGATGTTTTGAAGTACGGTAGATGAGATCCAGCAGAAGACTGGTATGTGACACATGATGTGAAGACTTTTGGCTCCTCTAATGTGTGAGATGATTCTGCTGGCTTGATCTTcatcactgattctcttcctgaaataTTCCTCCTTCTGAGGATCATTGAATCCCTGGATTTCTGTCACACGGTTGATGTATTTCGAgggaatctgattggctgccgctggtctggaggtgatccagatgTAAGCGGAAGGAAGCAGATCTCCCCTAATCAGGTTTGACATCAGCACACCCAATGATGAAGTCTCAGTCACATCAGAAATTTTCTTACGGCCTGCAAAATTCAGGGTTAGTCTGCTTTCATCCAGACCATCGAAGATGAacacaattttacactcatcaTAAATCTTTGCGTCTAGATCTTGAAGTTCAGGATGAAAGTCGAGGAGAAGTTTGTGAAGACTGTACTGATCATTTTGAATCAAGTTCAGCTCTCGAAATGGAAGCACAAACATGAAATCTACATCTTGATTGGCTTCTTTCTCAGCCCAATCCAAAATGAACTTCTGCACGGAGACGGTTTTCCCAATTCCAGCGATGCCTTTAGTAAGAACGCTCTTGATTTTGTCCGTCTTTTCCTCACGTCCTGAGTCAGGTAAGAGTTTAAAGATGTCATTGCAGAATATCTGAGTATCTTGTGTTTTGGTGTTTTTCTCCATATGTAAAACCTCATGTTCTTCATTCACCCCTTCGCTCTCTCCTTCTATGATGTACAGCTGTGTGTAAATCCTATTTAGGAGGGTTTGATTCTCTTGTAGTTTGATTCCCTCAAACAAACTCTCATATTTGATCTTCATAGtatatttgtgttgatttttgacTCTATGCAAAACATCATCCAGTGGTTGGTGAACATCCTGCTGAGGGTCTACAGTGTCATCCGGCAGGGCTGATTTGATGGAACGCTGGGCAGAACCGGTTTCTGATGTAATCTTGTATGGCTGTAGAACGGGACGTGTTTTAAATCTCTTTCTGCATTGAGGACAGCTGAAGTCTTCTGAATGATTTGATTTTTCCCAAAACCGGTTGATGCACTGCCTACAAAAACTGTGTCCACAGGTGATGGAGACTGGATCTGTCAGAACCTTCTGCTGACATAGTGGACAGAACTGAAGCAAATTGGCCTTCTCCATACTGCAAAAAAACAAagtgagagagacagacacacaaagaaagataacacagagaaggagagagagactttttaacttaaagagtaactaaaccctaaaccaactttttttagttaatgatctgtaagaatgatgctttattagtgctgttcattgattttagtaagttttttgacatttggatataaagtgtttcactactataatatatggtgtaaaaacgtctgagttctTCAAAATCAGAACAAAAGCATAAGGGTTCAATTTGTAAATCTATTCCCACCCTGAATCtgaaaccaatttttttaaccTAGAGTTTTGTAGATTTTGTTCAGCTAGAAATGTTTCATGTTGAGTGTGTGCTGTgatctatagacggtttcatcggatgcacgtgtGCGGTGATGCGAAAAGcttctggtccgaactttacttccggtttcattttttttaatggtctgactagttgctaaactgatctcttgaacaaatacctagttgaaaataactaatgttttggtttcctaggtaatctacgtgttgtttattttgcttgttatataaataaactacgcttaaagtacttttatttattctttgaggagtttaccggaagttacatgtGGAGCATGaaaaccacttgtttatgttgttactgctgaaaccgtctatacatgtAAAGTAAATAATTGGACTCAATCTGATTGCGTTTGTTACTAGAAAAACATAATTGTTAATGTTTTGATGCAAATGTCATTTTACGTATTTGTCAATTCACTTAAATCACTTGATAGAAtaatattaaagtaaataaaattatttaggATTGTAAAACAATTCTAACCCAATTTTTACaacaaatgtaatgtttttctaATTATAATTCTGCAATTCAAGGATTGCAataaaactgcaattaaactACAGTTCACAGCAATAATACAttcatgtaaacaaacacacaccaaaGTAACATacaaaacagattaaaatgGTGTGATTCAGATCTATAAACCTCACACTAAAACAGTGATATATGTAGTTCTAAACATAGGTTCGGGAGGAGCCTCAACATtcaggcctgtcaatcatcattaagaGCATATATAAGGCAGTGTTCAGCAATTCTTCTggcatccctcctcctccccatcTTCTCCACCTTCACTGCTCTCAGAGCTCAGGTTCAGAGCTTCGAGGACAGCAAGCCCAGTTTGTTTACCATTAATTATTAGGCTGAATGGACAGGCAAAATAAATTTGACATCAAGAACAGAGATTACCTGAGATCAGGTGGCTTTTTCATGGAGTTGTTACTCTTCATAGAAACAAAGCTGGATTCTGGGGATGATGCTGTCTTTTTCTCATCCCTGttcataatgaaaaaataacataGCAAAATAATTAAGATCATCTCAGTTTATCACTGAACCTAAGAGGTTAATCTATTAACAAAGTAAGTTATATCTGCGTTCAGAATCTAAAACTCATACTGTACGTAGCACAATAGAGCAAAGCAAATCACTTAGACTTCGTTTTTACACTAAAATTTATTAAGATTAATGTTTTACACCAAAAATAGTTTGCCATCAAGAACAGAGATTACCTGAGATCAGGTGGCTTTTTCATGGAGTTGTTACTCTTCAAAGACACAAAGCTGGATTCTGGGGATGATGCTGTCTTTTTCTCATTCCTGTTCATAATGGGAAAAAAAACATAGCAAAATAATTTAGATAATCTCAGTTCATCACTGAACCTAAAAGGTTAATCTATAAACAAAGTAAGGTTTAGCTGCTTTCTAAATCTGAAACTCACACTGTACATAACACAATAATAAAGCAAAGCAAATTACTTAGGAACTCTGCTTATATAATATGTAGtcaatagaccttttgcgagtagacatcacagttacgtcactgcAAGCTGCGCGcacaatgtggtggcagaaaaacagtggaaatgaattagacacgagtgaaacgaacaatataactcaatagaaaatgtcttgttatgctgttgagtgtcagaataggaatgccaaaaaaggatgaccttcatttttatagtactGTCgccgaagacaccatttgaagataaacgtaggtgtttatggttgcaataagcccttaAACGGACGGACTTAagtgatgaaatcatttggaaatcttttaagaataaaaaataattctgTTGAAGTCTGTTTCCactatgtgtttcttatagcgttttcatcatgttacatttataatttatttagaaggattaaagatttgaatgagttcataatatcaataatatcaccatttattaaatatttcataatttttccgTTTTCTATTACtcctttttaccttatatcttagcctgtcttcttcctgtttgttctaaaattatgatttttacatacttaataaatatcacacacacacacacacacacgatgtaaagtgttattaatatataaacaggcctatacacattaatttgtatgtaaacataataattttataatagttttagaacaaacacatTACGTAACGTACatatatcagtagccaagccatttaaacttttaattcaTCTAAAAATTAACATCTCTGctaccagttgggctccgcccataaaaaacgtcatctctgtttgcaaacatgcaaaaggtctatatttaaggggcccgtaccatgaaaatggttaaacaaactcagggttacaggattagtttcaggttgacaaaaccaagccaatgtgcaggccttgttggtaaaagctattttcatggtacccaaaacccaggatttgcacaaactaatcctaaacaaagctggctaaccaactaaaccagcttcatggtataggccccagtAGTAAAACTCTCACCTGAAATCAGAGGTCCCTTCTTCCATTATGAAAACAGGAGGCTGGGTCATGGAGTTGCTGCTCCGTAACGCACATTAAATGGCTTTGGATTAAAAAAAGTATATCGAAACatacacaaaatgtaaaaaaaaaaggataTCTACTAACTGCATTATTTGTTCATACATGCGTTAAacgtataaaatatttttttaacaattaaagtgaaagtgacatgtttgtcaaGTATGAAACGAAAACTCAAAAATGTTGACATCTGTGCAAAACCCATCACAGAAAAGTGAACACAGGCATTGCAACTTGCAAGTCGTGAAAATACACGCACAGTTTTGTAAAGTTTCACTTCATACCTCAAGCAATCTAAAAGGAAACCACTGCAAACTAATCAGTCCGATATTGCGTGTAAACTTTTGATAACAACAAGCGATATACGATCGTGATACTTATGGGACAATAGTTATAAAACACCTGAACTTACCTATAGCTACCTGCGGAAAATCTAAAATGGGACTTTTTCTAAAGCGTGAATGGAAATGGTTTCGATTTCTCAAAGAGGTGAATCACCTGACTGAACGACATCAAAaaaggcttgtttgacttcatgcggcgccgcaagaaccgacagcaggatgacgtcaaagttccgcgagattTCCACATCAAGAGCATATGGTCCAGTCCAGCCACACCTTAAAGTCTTTCCCAGGACACTCCAGGGTGACAGACGAAGAAACTTTCAAGCCTCATGGTACAATTTATGAATCGAATAGCCAGGACTCGGTGTACTGCTTCGCTTGTAGAAACGTTGGACTTGTTCACAAATTCAGTGCTTGCACCTGCTGTGGGATATAAGAATTGCAAAAAGGCAGCTTTCAGAGATGGCGTATTTGCTGCTCATGCAAATTCAGAGGCACACATAAATGCAATGATGGCTTGGAAAGAATttgaaagaagaaaaaaactGATTTGTCTTTAATGTCCATTTTAAATAAAGATCACAAAAACCAAATTCAGGAAAATcgtaaatacataaaaactgtaTCTGAAGTCTTGCTGTTAACTGCAACCCAGAATATATCCCAGAGGGGTCACAGGGAgacatctgatgcagacaacaaGGGAAACtttttagaaatattaaatgtCATTGGCAACCATGACCCAATTGTTAAGAAGAAATTGTCAGGGtctcaaaatgcaaaatacacatATTCAACATGAAATTTTAGACACATTGGCAGAAATGGTGAGGTCAGGGAAAGTCAAGTGTTTGCCTTTGTTTGGTGATGAAACtaaagatacaaaaaaaaagaacagaTCTCTTTGGTGCTAAGATACTATTATCAAGGAGCATTTAAGGACAGTTTCTTACATTTTGAAGCTGCAGAGCGTCTCAATGCTGCTGGACTGACAGGAAAAATAATCCATATTCTTGAAAAATATGGCCTAGACTACCGCAGTAACCTGGTTGGGCAAGCCTATGATGGCGCCTCCGTAATGAGTGGCAAGCACTCTGGTGTTCAGGCTCGTATTAAGGAGGTGGCCAAGCAGGCATTTTATGTACACTGCAATGCCCATTGCCTTAAATTAGTGTTAGTTGACACAGTGAAAgcagttttttacagttttgcagAAACTATATTCATGCATGTCTGGTTCCTACGTTCATAACAAGTGGCTTAACGTACAGAAAGAAATTTATGATTGTCCACCCAGAGAGCTGCACAAATTAAGTGACACAAGATGGGCTTGCCAGTATATGGCCTGCAATTCTGCACTTAAATGCTTACCTGCTGTGATTCGTGTGCTAGAGGAAATATCCGAAGAAAAGACTGGAGAGAGAAGTGTTGATGCACGTGGGCTACTTGCACAAATAGACCTGGAATTCATTGGTCTCTTAGTGACCTTCACTGAGCTCTTTGGTGACACAAGATGTCTCTCTGATATTCTTCAATCACCATCTCTTGATTTGGGTTCATCCCTGGATTTAATTGAAGCTCTTATGCATTGCTTTCATGATTACAGGGATGTAAAACATAATAGTGTAGTTTAGTGTCAATgatttacactcacctaaaggattattaggaacactatCCTAATAATGATATTTTCTGTGCCACCCCAGAGTAAGTGCTGGCCCCTGCCTGGCCAcctctatgaaaaatccctgGCTCCGCCACTACTTTGCCCCCGAAATGTTTGAATAAATATTGGACTGAGGGGGAAATGTATGGGCTGAATAGGGATGACTCCAAGACCTAGACAGCTCTCCGTGCAGATCGGAGAAGAAGGGGAGGCGCCGTTTAATAGGCTGTGCCAGTTGCTTCAGATACCGCACATCCAGATGGCTCTGAGAGCGAGCGCACTCCTGCTCAGCCGGCCATTCCAAGCCAAGCTGAGTCACAGCAAAAGTCACAGCCTCCACCAGCTCATCGTACGCAAGGGAGACTGTGAGTATGTCGTCAAAGTCTCCGATATCTCCTGCATCAACGCTTAACACGTCCATCTCCTCAGAGGACAAAGAGAGCGTTAGACTACCTTCGGGGGCAGGAGGAACAGCTTCTGCCACACCGGAGGGGGGAAGTGATACCACCGAGTAGGGGAGAGAAACCGACTCCATCTCCTCGGTGAGATCCATTTGCGACCCCAACTAACGCAGTCGCCGTTCTGCCTCAACAGAAACGGGACTGGAGCCGTGAGGGGCGCGAGCCTGAGCACCCTTCTCGAAGAGTGCGAGGCGAGAACGCAACACGTGCATGGGAAGGTGTTCACAATGCACACAGTCAAATCCCTCAAGACCAAACTCTGCATGCTGCGCTCCAAGGCATTTAACACAGAGGCTGTGTGTGTGATGTAACGCCAACAGGGAGGTATGTACAACTTTATATTCTTTGACAAACTTCAAACAGTGTTAAACATACACATAGTCACTTGCTGAGGCACTAAAAGCAAGTGTGTTTGTATAGGATGCCTTCTTATACCCCTGGTTGTgcgtaactgagcagattgtgaaatactcagaccagcccgtctggcaacaacaaccatgccatgctcaaaattgcttaaagatatcgcggaagattttctttttctgggtggatcatctagattattggtcatcccagttgtcaaCAGGTCTTTGAACCAGAATTTTTtccccaattggttcgttctgaacagaaacagtatttttaacatttccagttttcggttcaaccttaaaattgacgttcctgaacctgttagaacaaaaaaattaagtttccGAACCGGTtgataacgttccatgtcagctgtggttatatattatagcagaataaaaagctTGTGTTAGTACGTTCTCATTGTGAATTAAGCacgtatgaagataatttcatcatttttacaacgcaatgtaaactttatattaaacataacaagagcattcatcttgtaaacggatttgaaatgatgATGTGCTGACTGTCGCGTCACATAGACGACAGAGTCAAGTGAGATCTGCTTAACTCAGCCGTAAGTTTTATTTaatctcaaatatcaaatggtTCATGAGCTAataggacaggttgggcttcccacacGAAGTTTGTactcgacaggtaaagttttcatgctatttggagaaatccatttaaaatcactgctagtaaaagttgatgtaagctatgattggCGATgcggtaaacatgccgacaccaacttgtaaacagagcgaagagaagaactaggctcctgcatgctctctctctcttgtgcATTTTCTCTctcggttcttttaaataatttcgGAAAAATCTTCCACTATAcctttaaatcacctttctttcccattctgacattcagtttgtagttcaggagattgtctttaccaggaccacacccctaaatgcattgaagcatctgccatgtgattggttgattagataattgcattaatgagaaatttaacaggtgttcctgtaatcctttaggtgagtgtagggTAAAACGAAAACAAAACCCCTCTGCAGCTGCCACATTGGAAAGGGACATTTTATATAGATAAGATATAGAGTTCAACCACGAGGCAGATACAGAGATGAAGGGAAAGAGAGCAGGCAGGAGATGGAGTGATGtcaaaaaaatggaaaaaaatatatatatatacattcatttatctaaagaataataaaataagaataaaagtgaatgaaaaagataaatattagtaaatatttattattgaattaatgatacatgaataaaacaaaaagtgAATATATAGTGGCGGCTGGTGATTTCTTTTTTGAGGGACGCAAATTCCAAATATGTgattggagtgtcatgtgtgttgctcgtcattcCAAAATATGCGttcgttgcgtcatgtaaaccatgtgcatcacgtgtcttgtcaaaataagtgcctgctgcacaggCGTAAAAACAATTTATAAAAGAGTT is a genomic window containing:
- the LOC141359284 gene encoding NACHT, LRR and PYD domains-containing protein 3-like; this encodes MTQPPVFIMEEGTSDFRNEKKTASSPESSFVSLKSNNSMKKPPDLRDEKKTASSPESSFVSMKSNNSMKKPPDLSMEKANLLQFCPLCQQKVLTDPVSITCGHSFCRQCINRFWEKSNHSEDFSCPQCRKRFKTRPVLQPYKITSETGSAQRSIKSALPDDTVDPQQDVHQPLDDVLHRVKNQHKYTMKIKYESLFEGIKLQENQTLLNRIYTQLYIIEGESEGVNEEHEVLHMEKNTKTQDTQIFCNDIFKLLPDSGREEKTDKIKSVLTKGIAGIGKTVSVQKFILDWAEKEANQDVDFMFVLPFRELNLIQNDQYSLHKLLLDFHPELQDLDAKIYDECKIVFIFDGLDESRLTLNFAGRKKISDVTETSSLGVLMSNLIRGDLLPSAYIWITSRPAAANQIPSKYINRVTEIQGFNDPQKEEYFRKRISDEDQASRIISHIRGAKSLHIMCHIPVFCWISSTVLQNILERDHGAEIPKTLTEMYIHFLLIQMNIKNQKYEEKDEKDPKELLELNKEVLVKLAELAFRQLMKGNIMFYEEDLKECSIDLTEASVYSGICTEIFKEEPVIFQRRVYCFVHLSFQEFFAACFVFFSYLKKDADVMKMFLRGKYKTGCKDIPLDVFLNGAVNKASNSKNGHLDLFLRFLLGISLESNQRLLQGLLTHREDSSKSIEKVIQNLKQVQKNNVIPERWMNLSQCLLEMKDNSVAEEIQAFLQSKTNKNLSLTQCSTLANMIQLSEKGLDELDLKKYNIKSKDGHERLVPAVWNCRKAILVGCQLTNRSCEILALALKSPNSPLRELDLGDNDLQDSGVKLISDGLKSSNCQLEILRLSGCMVTQEGCSYLASALTSNPSHLRELYLSYNHPGDLGLKLLSDRLTDPNCTLSKLIVDHREMIRIRPGPQKYACFLTLDQNTAHTYLILSEENRKVTYVKEEQDYPYSLERFDINTQVLCRESLAGRCYWEAKWSGEADISVAYKRINRKEEHVGLFGRNAESWSLYCSDDRFTVWHNNERNTIPVHSNVTNRVAVYLDCPAGTLSFYSVSDTQTLTHLHTFNTTFTEPLYAGIGLYYLTSASLC